A single genomic interval of Trichosurus vulpecula isolate mTriVul1 chromosome 6, mTriVul1.pri, whole genome shotgun sequence harbors:
- the LOC118855508 gene encoding cytochrome b ascorbate-dependent protein 3 isoform X1, with the protein MRAMGQFYLFLLVVGTLGSLCVLFTVYWVQHWRGGFSWDGTNLMFNWHPVLMVTGMVVLYGAASLVYRLPQSWVGPKLPWKLLHAVLHLVAFVLAVLGLVAVFNFHHHNRIANLYSLHSWLGITAVALFACQWLLGFTIFLLPWASLWLRSLLKPIHIFFGALILALSMASVLSGINEKLFFSLKNVTAPYSSLPPEACFANITGMMVVTFVGIVLYVLLVSSWKRPEAGILTDRQLQFQLGPDSRPYPVAYMAVASGPSQ; encoded by the exons ATGAGGGCCATGGGACAgttttatctcttcctcctggtGGTGGGCACCCTTGGGTCCCTCTGCGTGCTCTTCACGGTCTACTGGGTACAGCACTGGCGTGGCGGCTTTAGCTGGGATGGCACTAACCTCATGTTCAACTGGCACCCAGTCCTGATGGTGACTGGTATGGTGGTACTGTATGGGGCTG CCTCGTTGGTGTACCGCTTGCCGCAGTCCTGGGTGGGGCCCAAGTTGCCATGGAAGCTGCTCCACGCGGTGCTGCACCTGGTGGCCTTCGTCCTGGCGGTGCTCGGGCTGGTCGCTGTCTTTAACTTCCACCACCACAACAGGATTGCGAATCTCTACTCCCTGCACAGCTGGCTGGGCATCACGGCCGTTGCCCTCTTTGCCTGCCAG TGGCTCCTGGGCTTCACCATCTTCCTGTTACCCTGGGCGTCACTCTGGCTCCGAAGCCTCCTCAAGCCCATCCACATCTTCTTTGGGGCCCTCATCCTGGCCCTGTCCATGGCCTCTGTCCTCTCCGGGATCAATGAGAAGCTCTTCTTCAGTCT GAAGAACGTGACTGCCCCCTACTCCAGCCTGCCCCCGGAGGCCTGCTTTGCCAACATCACCGGAATGATGGTGGTCACCTTTGTGGGAATTGTGCTCTATGTCCTCCTGGTCTCATCATGGAAGCGGCCTGAAGCAGGCATCCTGACTGACAGACAG CTTCAGTTCCAGCTGGGACCTGATTCAAGGCCTTACCCTGTTGCTTACATGGCTGTTGCCTCCGGGCCCTCACAATAA
- the TKFC gene encoding triokinase/FMN cyclase — protein sequence MSSKKLVNSVTGCADDALAGLVACNPDLQILQGHRVALRSDLESLKGRVALLSGGGSGHEPAHAGFIGKGMLTGVIAGAVFTSPAVGSILAAIRAVAQAGTAGTLLIVKNYTGDRLNFGLAREQSRAEGIPVEMVVVGDDSAFTSLKKAGRRGLCGTVLIHKVAGALAEAGVGLEEIVRRVSAAAAAMGTLGASLSSCSVPGSKPTFQLPVDEMELGLGIHGEAGVRRLKMATADEVAKTMIDHMTNPSNESHVPVKSGSSVVLVVNNLGGLSFLELGIMADAAVRCLEARGVKIARALVGTFMSALEMAGISLTLLLVDDALLKLIDAETTASAWPHVARAPVTGRTRSRAAPAEKPEGIEPTVTGGAGSQKATVILQQVCATLLGLEEHLNALDRAAGDGDCGTTHSRAARAIQEWLKEGPPPSRPDQLLSGLSRLLLEKMGGSSGALYGLFLTAAAQPLKTTPSLPAWTAAMDAGLEAMQRYGKAAPGDRTMLDALWAAGQDLRALKTPGANLLQVLSKAVKSAEAAAEATKKMEAGAGRASYISSAKLEQPDPGAVAAAAVLRAILETLQNQSK from the exons ATG TCCTCCAAGAAGCTCGTGAACTCTGTGACAGGCTGTGCGGATGATGCCCTGGCCGGGCTGGTGGCCTGTAACCCCGACCTCCAGATTCTGCAAGGACACCGAGTGGCCCTGCGCTCTGATCTGGAGAGCCTGAAGGGACGGGTGGCCCTGCTGTCGGGCGGGGGCTCTGGCCATGAGCCTGCACATGCGG gttTTATAGGCAAAGGGATGCTGACTGGGGTCATCGCTGGGGCAGTGTTCACTTCCCCAGCGGTAGGCAGCATCCTGGCTGCCATACGGGCAGTGGCCCAGGCTGGCACAG CGGGGACACTGCTCATTGTGAAGAACTATACCGGGGATCGACTCAACTTTGGGCTGGCCCGGGAGCAGTCCCGGGCAGAGGGCATCCCGGTGGAGATGGTTGTTGTCGGTGATGACAGCGCGTTTACCAGCCTGAAGAAGGCAGGCAGACGGGGCCTCTGTGGCACAGTGCTCATCCACAAG GTGGCAGGTGCTCTGGCCGAGGCAGGTGTGGGGCTCGAGGAGATTGTTCGTAGAGTGAGTGCAGCTGCCGCTGCCATGG gCACCCTGGGGGCCAGCTTGTCCTCCTGCAGTGTCCCAGGCTCCAAACCGACCTTCCAGCTTCCTGTGGATGAAATGGAGCTGGGCTTGG GGATCCACGGGGAGGCTGGTGTCCGTCGGCTGAAG ATGGCCACGGCGGATGAGGTGGCGAAGACAATGATCGACCACATGACTAACCCCTCCAACGAGTCCCATGTGCCGGTCAAGTCTG GCTCTTCAGTGGTGCTAGTCGTCAATAACCTGGGCGGCCTGTCCTTCTTGGAGCTGGGCATCATGGCTGATGCAGCAGTCCGCTGCCTCG AGGCCCGGGGTGTGAAGATCGCCCGTGCCCTGGTGGGCACCTTTATGTCAGCACTGGAAATGGCTGGCATCTCCCTGACTCTCCTACTGGTAGATGATGCCCTCCTTAAACTGATAG ATGCTGAAACCACAGCTTCGGCCTGGCCCCACGTAGCCAGAGCGCCTGTGACAGGTCGCACCCGCAGCCGGGCAGCCCCCGCTGAGAAGCCGGAGGGCATCGAGCCAACAGTGACAGGAG GTGCTGGCTCCCAGAAGGCAACTGTCATCCTGCAACAAGTGTGTGCCACCCTCCTTGGCCTGGAGGAACATCTGAATGCTCTGGACCGAGCCGCTGGAGATGGCGATTGTGGGACCACCCACAGCCGAGCTGCCAGAG CAATCCAGGAATGGCTGAAGGAGGGCCCGCCCCCCAGCCGCCCTGACCAGCTACTCTCTGGCTTGTCCCGGCtcctgctggagaagatgggaggttCATCAGGGGCG CTTTATGGCCTATTCCTGACTGCGGCTGCCCAGCCCCTCAAGACCACACCTAGCCTCCCAGCCTGGACTGCTGCCATGGACGCTGGCCTGGAGGCCATGCAGCG GTACGGAAAAGCTGCTCCTGGGGACAGGACCATG CTGGATGCACTGTGGGCTGCAGGCCAGGACCTCCGAGCACTAAAGACCCCAGGGGCCAACTTGCTGCAAGTGCTAAGTAAAGCCGTCAAG AGTGCCGAGGCCGCGGCAGAAGCCACCAAAAAGATGGAAGCTGGAGCTGGGAGAGCCAGTTACATCAGCTCAGCCAAACTAGAGCAGCCAGACCCTGGGGCCGTGGCAGCTGCAGCTGTGCTCCGGGCCATCCTGGAGACGTTGCAGAACCAGAGCAAGTGA
- the DDB1 gene encoding DNA damage-binding protein 1 gives MSYNYVVTAQKPTAVNGCVTGHFTSAEDLNLLIAKNTRLEIYVVTAEGLRPVKEVGMYGKIAVMELFRPKGESKDLLFILTAKYNACILEYKQSGESIDIITRAHGNVQDRIGRPSETGIIGIIDPECRMIGLRLYDGLFKVIPLDRDNKELKAFNIRLEELQVIDVKFLYGCQAPTICFVYQDPQGRHVKTYEVSLREKEFNKGPWKQENVEAEASMVIAVPEPFGGAIIIGQESITYHNGDKYLAIAPPIIKQSTIVCHNRVDPNGSRYLLGDMEGRLFMLLLEKEEQMDGTVTLKDLRVELLGETSIAECLTYLDNGVVFVGSRLGDSQLVKLNVDSNEQGSYVVAMETFTNLGPIVDMCVVDLERQGQGQLVTCSGAFKEGSLRIIRNGIGIHEHASIDLPGIKGLWPLRSDSGRETDDTLVLSFVGQTRVLMLNGEEVEETELTGFVDDQQTFFCGNVAHQQLIQITSASVRLVSQEPKALVSEWKEPQGKNISVASCNSSQVVVAVGRALYYLQIHPQELRQISHTEMEHEVACLDITPLGDSNGMSPLCAIGLWTDISARILKLPSFELLHKEMLGGEIIPRSILMTTFESSHYLLCALGDGALFYFGLSIETGLLSDRKKVTLGTQPTVLRTFRSLSTTNVFACSDRPTVIYSSNHKLVFSNVNLKEVNYMCPLNSDGYPDSLALANNSTLTIGTIDEIQKLHIRTVPLYESPRKICYQEVSQCFGVLSSRIEVQDASGGTTALRPSASTQALSSSVSSSKLFSSSTAPHETSFGEEVEVHNLLIIDQHTFEVLHAHQFLQNEYALSLVSCKLGKDPNTYFIVGTAMVYPEEAEPKQGRIVVFQYSDGKLQTVAEKEVKGAVYSMVEFNGKLLASINSTVRLYEWTAEKELRTECNHYNNIMALYLKTKGDFILVGDLMRSVLLLAYKPMEGNFEEIARDFNPNWMSAVEILDDDNFLGAENAFNLFVCQKDSAATTDEERQHLQEVGLFHLGEFVNVFCHGSLVMQNLGETSTPTQGSVLFGTVNGMIGLVTSLSESWYNLLLDMQNRLNKVIKSVGKIEHSFWRSFHTERKTEPATGFIDGDLIESFLDISRPKMQEVVANLQYDDGSGMKREATADDLIKVVEELTRIH, from the exons ATGTCGTACAACTACGTGGTGACGGCGCAGAAGCCCACGGCCGTCAACGGCTGCGTGACGG GTCACTTCACTTCTGCCGAAGACTTGAATCTGCTGATTGCCAAAAACACACGCCTGGAGATCTATGTGGTCACTGCAGAGGGGCTGCGGCCCGTGAAGGAGGTGGGCATGTATGGCAAGATTGCTGTGATGGAGCTCTTCCGGCCCAAG GGGGAGAGCAAGGACCTTCTCTTCATCCTGACGGCCAAATACAACGCCTGTATCCTGGAATACAAGCAGAGTGGGGAGAGCATCGACATCATCACCCGAGCGCATGGCAACGTCCAG GATCGGATCGGTCGTCCCTCTGAGACTGGGATTATTGGCATCATTGATCCCGAGTGCCGGATGATTGGCTTGCGCCTCTATGACGGCCTCTTTAAAGTTATCCCTCTGGACCGTGATAATAAAGAATTGAAAGCCTTCAACATTCGTTTGGAGGAACTCCAAGTCATTGATGTCAAGTTCCTGTATGGTTGCCAGGCCCCCACCATCTGCTTTGTCTACCAG GATCCCCAGGGACGGCACGTCAAGACCTATGAAGTGTCTCTTCGAGAGAAGGAATTCAATAAAGGCCCTTGGAAGCAGGAGAACGTGGAGGCGGAAGCTTCAATGGTGATTGCAG TCCCCGAGCCTTTTGGAGGTGCAATCATCATTGGCCAAGAATCCATCACCTATCACAACGGCGATAAGTACCTGGCCATTGCCCCTCCCATCATCAAG CAAAGCACTATCGTGTGCCACAATCGAGTCGATCCAAATGGTTCCCGATACCTGCTAGGAGACATGGAAGGCCGTCTCTTCATGCTGCTtctggagaaggaggagcagaTGGATGGCACAGTGACCCTGAAGGACCTTCGGGTAGAGCTTCTTGGAGAG ACCTCCATCGCCGAATGCTTGACGTACCTGGACAATGGGGTTGTGTTTGTTGGCTCTCGCCTTGGTGATTCTCAGCTTGTAAAG CTCAACGTAGACAGCAATGAGCAAGGCTCCTACGTGGTGGCCATGGAGACCTTTACCAATCTGGGTCCCATTGTGGACATGTGTGTTGTGGACCTGGAGAGGCAGGGCCAGGGCCAG CTGGTCACATGTTCTGGGGcttttaaggaaggctccttgCGTATCATCCGGAATGGGATCGGGATCCATGAACATGCCAGCATTGACCTGCCAGGTATCAAAG GCTTATGGCCTCTCAGGTCCGACTCTGGCCGAGAAACCGATGACACCTTGGTGCTGTCCTTCGTGGGCCAGACGAG AGTTCTCATGTTGAACggtgaggaggtggaggagacaGAGCTGACCGGGTTTGTGGACGATCAGCAGACTTTCTTCTGTGGGAATGTGGCTCATCAGCAGCTGATCCAG ATCACCTCGGCCTCTGTGCGGCTCGTTAGCCAGGAGCCCAAAGCCTTAGTGAGTGAATGGAAGGAGCCTCAGGGCAAGAACATCAGTGTGGCCTCTTGTAACAGCAGCCAGGTGGTGGTGGCTGTGGGCAGGGCCCTCTACTATCTGCAGATTCATCCTCAGGAACTCAGGCAGATAAG cCATACAGAGATGGAGCATGAGGTGGCATGCTTGGACATCACCCCTCTGGGGGACAGCAACGGGATGTCTCCTCTCTGTGCTATTGGCCTCTGGACCGACATCTCAGCTCGTATCTTGAAGCTTCCTTCTTTTGAGCTGTTGCACAAGGAGATGCTCGGGGGAG AGATCATTCCTCGATCCATCCTGATGACCACCTTTGAGAGCAGCCACTACCTCCTCTGCGCCTTGGGCGATGGTGCCCTCTTCTACTTTGGGCTCAGCATTGAGACAG GCTTGTTGAGTGACCGGAAGAAGGTGACTCTTGGGACCCAGCCCACAGTGCTGAGAACATTCCGCTCCCTCTCCACCACTAATGTCTTTGCTTGTTCTGACCGGCCCACCGTCATCTACAGCAGCAATCACAAGTTAGTCTTCTCCAATGTCAACCTTAAGGAAGTCAACTACATGTGTCCACTCAACTCCGATGGCTACCCTGACAG CCTGGCATTGGCCAACAACAGTACCCTCACCATCGGTACCATCGATGAAATCCAGAAGCTGCACATCCGCACGGTGCCTCTCTATGAGTCTCCAAG AAAGATTTGCTACCAGGAAGTGTCCCAGTGCTTTGGGGTCCTCTCAAGTCGGATCGAGGTGCAGGATGCCAGCGGAGGGACAACAGCCCTTCGGCCCAGCGCCAGCACCCAG GCCTTGTCCAGCAGCGTTAGTTCCAGCAAGCTGTTCTCCAGCAGCACAGCACCTCACGAGACTTCCTTTGGGGAAGAGGTCGAGGTGCACAACCTTCTCATCATTGACCAGCATACCTTTGAAG TGCTCCATGCCCACCAGTTCCTACAGAATGAGTATGCTCTCAGCCTGGTCTCCTGTAAGCTTGGCAAAGACCCCAACACGTACTTCATCGTGGGCACTGCCATGGTATATCCTGAAGAGGCAGAGCCCAAGCAGGGTCGAATTGTGGTTTTCCAGTACTCAGACG GCAAACTACAAACTGTAGCTGAGAAGGAAGTAAAAGGTGCCGTGTACTCCATGGTGGAATTCAACGGGAAGCTCTTAGCCAGCATCAACAGTACG GTGCGACTCTATGAGTGGACAGCAGAGAAAGAGCTGAGGACAGAATGCAATCATTACAACAACATCATGGCTTTGTACCTGAAGACCAAGGGGGATTTCATTCTGGTCGGTGACCTGATGCGCTCCGTGCTGCTTCTGGCCTACAAGCCCATGGAGGGCAACTTTGAAGAG ATTGCCCGAGACTTTAACCCCAACTGGATGAGTGCTGTAGAAATCTTAGATGATGACAATTTCCTGGGGGCTGAGAATGCTTTTAACTTGTTTGTGTGTCAGAAGGACAG TGCCGCCACCACTGACGAGGAGCGGCAGCACCTGCAGGAGGTGGGACTTTTCCACCTTGGGGAGTTTGTCAACGTCTTCTGCCATGGCTCCCTTGTGATGCAGAACCTGGGCGAGACCTCCACCCCAACGCAAGGCTCCGTGCTCTTTGGAACAGTCAACGGCATGATCG GTCTGGTGACCTCACTGTCAGAAAGCTGGTACAATCTCCTCTTGGACATGCAGAACCGACTCAATAAGGTCATCAAAAGTGTTGGCAAGATTGAGCACTCCTT
- the LOC118855508 gene encoding cytochrome b ascorbate-dependent protein 3 isoform X2, with translation MRAMGQFYLFLLVVGTLGSLCVLFTVYWVQHWRGGFSWDGTNLMFNWHPVLMVTGMVVLYGAASLVYRLPQSWVGPKLPWKLLHAVLHLVAFVLAVLGLVAVFNFHHHNRIANLYSLHSWLGITAVALFACQWLLGFTIFLLPWASLWLRSLLKPIHIFFGALILALSMASVLSGINEKLFFSLKNVTAPYSSLPPEACFANITGMMVVTFVGIVLYVLLVSSWKRPEAGILTDRQPLLHEGE, from the exons ATGAGGGCCATGGGACAgttttatctcttcctcctggtGGTGGGCACCCTTGGGTCCCTCTGCGTGCTCTTCACGGTCTACTGGGTACAGCACTGGCGTGGCGGCTTTAGCTGGGATGGCACTAACCTCATGTTCAACTGGCACCCAGTCCTGATGGTGACTGGTATGGTGGTACTGTATGGGGCTG CCTCGTTGGTGTACCGCTTGCCGCAGTCCTGGGTGGGGCCCAAGTTGCCATGGAAGCTGCTCCACGCGGTGCTGCACCTGGTGGCCTTCGTCCTGGCGGTGCTCGGGCTGGTCGCTGTCTTTAACTTCCACCACCACAACAGGATTGCGAATCTCTACTCCCTGCACAGCTGGCTGGGCATCACGGCCGTTGCCCTCTTTGCCTGCCAG TGGCTCCTGGGCTTCACCATCTTCCTGTTACCCTGGGCGTCACTCTGGCTCCGAAGCCTCCTCAAGCCCATCCACATCTTCTTTGGGGCCCTCATCCTGGCCCTGTCCATGGCCTCTGTCCTCTCCGGGATCAATGAGAAGCTCTTCTTCAGTCT GAAGAACGTGACTGCCCCCTACTCCAGCCTGCCCCCGGAGGCCTGCTTTGCCAACATCACCGGAATGATGGTGGTCACCTTTGTGGGAATTGTGCTCTATGTCCTCCTGGTCTCATCATGGAAGCGGCCTGAAGCAGGCATCCTGACTGACAGACAG CCCCTGCTGCATGAAGGGGAGTGA